The following is a genomic window from Amaranthus tricolor cultivar Red isolate AtriRed21 chromosome 10, ASM2621246v1, whole genome shotgun sequence.
CTGAGTGAATTTTTTGCtacactctcctttatgggtatgaactGCTGCTATCCTTTCCTCCTAAGACCTTGATTATAGCTAATCCTATGACCGAGATATATTGGATATGATGATGTAcaaattatgaatttatttataaatttttttcatgTGAGTTATGGAATCACCTGTGACGTGCTGTTCGAATCAATTCAGAACTAGTTCTAGACAATTTAGGTTCGGACCGGATTTTGGATGATTCGATTCTGATTAACCCACTAATAACCCTTGGCCATCACTAGTTAGAAGTATCAAATGGGCCAAAAATATTTGGGCTTCCTCTCCTAATTTTTAGTATTAGTGTTgacaaaaaatatagaaaaattctTTACTAAaaccgtctcatcatgagacgatTTAATATAGACTGATGCAATATTTAGTGAAAGAAACTGATTataaaatacatttttattcacttaattaattttttaaaaaagaaaattctaaTTAAGCTGCTTGTATAAATTTATCACAACGTTAAGAAAATATTGGAATCCTTGACAAATGGTTGCAAAACCAAAGCATTCAAGATATCATTTCCTGTACTATGTATACATATACGTTTCAATTCTCATATTATTTCTCATAACCTCCAAGCAGATCATTATGGACGTATTGATCTGCATTTGCAATGTACAATAATCatcttataaaatttaaaaagtacaagtttaatttcaaaatataattgaaattgTATACCATTGTGTCAttcaaaattaagaaaaaacaaaaaccaaaacatAATGAGAAATGTAATTATCGatttaatatataacatatattggaATAACTTGAGCTTAAACTTACCAAAATAATGAAGGGAACTTCAAccatcattttaattttctggttGTAGTTGGATGACATATTATACTGCAGATGGTTTGTTATGAATGTCTTGTTCCTCATAAACAGGGACTTCATTAGCAGCCTCTTCTAAAGATTTACCCTTAGTCTCAGGGACCAAGAAAGTAAAGAGCATACCTATGAAGTTAATCACACCAAGAATAATAAGCGAATTCTTTTTCCCAATACCTGCAGGGTAACCCGGATCCCTCTTAGCTGGATCTTTCTCTTGTGAGGCATATACAAACCCAAACGCACCAATTATAGCTCCAGCTTTACCAGCCGCGGCTGATATCCCATGACAAGTGGATCTCAACCGAGCTGGGAATATCTCAGCCGGGACAACAAAAGTTGTGGCATTAGGCCCAAAATTAGCGAAAAAGAATGTAAGTCCATACATAATAATAAACCCAATACGATTCTCCTTTTGTTTCCAATGGTCATAAGGAAACGCAATAGCGAACATGAATATAGTCATCATGAGGAACCCTACGAGCTGAATGATCCAACGACCAATTATGTCGATCAAGGCGACAGTAAACCAGTATCCAGGAACGGTCCCACAAAGTGCGATTAAGGTTTGAGCTCGTGCAACCTTGTAGACTTCTCGAATCGCACTCATTTTGTTTGCATTTGGGATCCATCCAATTGAGGAAAAAATGTCCTTTTGGAAAAGGTTTTGGCTATAGAATGCAATGTCGAGTAAGAACCATGTAGTGGTTGTTCCTACTAAGCGTAGTCCGTATTGTCGTAAGAATTGACTAGAAAGGAGACCAAATTGTTGGTTTTTGTCTTTGACGATGCCTGCTAACTTGTCTTCCTCGGCTTCTAGTGTTACGTTTAGTACCTTTGACATGTCTGCTGCCGCTTGCTTAGCGTTTTGGGCTACTAGGGCTGTGTAcctttacaaaattaaagaCACAAGCAATGGATAATTATGAAATGAAACTAtatataattagttaattattttaattgatcccTTTAATTATGGTTATAATTGTTCATTTTAAGATAGTGAATCTAAATTGAGTCAGCTCAATAGAATTAGTCTCACTCAAAAACtgtctcatttgaaaatttatgtagATTAATAAGTtctttactttttaaatattttagatttttaattactaaaagaaattaattactCAGATTTTATAATATGAGTAAAATTAATGTTTGAAATTGCTTGATTGTGATATATATAATCTACATAAAGAGTCAACTAAAGAATATTTCTTTAAAAATCCACAACTATATGAAATTCAACAAATATCCTATAAGACGGTCGCATATAAGTTTTTGTGCATAACATTAGCCTTTAAATCAAATTAGTTtgtataacaaattaaaatttaaaaaaagtaaactgaaattgatatttaaattgGATGTGAGGAGTGAGctatcaatattcattcatcatggacAAAATAACATATGCTTTGAAGATGTTAGAGTGTTTAACATATTTTTAGGTCTCAATTTCATTAGCTCAACCTTTTTATAATTGgcgcttaagctgatggttaagacgatgaaacaaaataagagaaaaagagCAAGGGAATTAAGAGAAGAGTGTGATACCTAGCAGTCTCAGGCATCTGCATACGGTAATAAAAGGTAAGACCAGCAGGGATGGCACCGAACATCAAAATAACACGCCAAATATAGTCCGCTTCAGGAGTAAGTGACCCAACAGGATCTTCATCAAACGAAGGGGGCTTAAACTTATACTCGAAAGCAGCGGACATAATAAGTGACACAACCCCACTAACAAGAATCCCAACCCCTTGCATAGCAAACACAGCAGCAATAAAAGCCCCTCGAGTTTTTTTATTAGCATATTCGGACATAATAGTAGCCGAAAGAGGGTAATCACCACCAATTCCAAACCCGAGCCAGAACCGAAAGAAACAAAGTGTAGTCATTACACTTTTAGGAGTATGACCAAACGAAAGACCCGAAGCAAGGGATGAAAATACCATAAGGACTAAAGTTAGACCATAAACCTTTTTTCGTCCTAATTTGTCACCTAACCAACCGAAGAAAAGTTGGCCGGCTAGGGTCCCACATAGGGCTACACCATTTACTGCGGCTGATACGTTGATGGGTAACGCACCCGGGTGTTTTGGGTTAGGTTCCGTGTAATATAGACGTCCTAAAAGTTTTGTGACTAAAGATATAGAAAATAGGTCATAGGCATCCGTGAAGAAGCCCATACCAGCTACTATGATTGCCGTGAAATGGTACCATTGTGTTTTTGCTACATCTAGTGCATTTAGTACTCCTAATTGTTGATTATCTCTTGCCATtgcaccaccttttgttttttcTGCATAAgaccaaaattttaaaaaattatcatcTTAATCAATTCATTCCACACGAAAACAGGGTCTGGGTGAGAGAAGGTGACGGATAATCCATACCAGTACCCCTTAAGAAAGAGGGCAAGAGAATATGGTCAATTTTACCCCAGAAAAGTGAGAGCCCTACAGAGAGAGTGATTAACTCATTTCTCTAGTTAATAGCTCATCTTATATGAGATCGTTTCACTATTAGACGGATCCATATGATTAAcccatttttaaaattaatcacttttatattaaaattataaatgataaatttaatagACTTAACATACATGGGCAACCCAATAGAAACACATTTAAGTATTTGTAAACAATTAATTctcacattttaaaattttgattctttaattaaaattcaactaTTATAGTAATTTTTCTTTCAAACAGCCTGATTTTTAAAGTGAAAAATGATGTTAAAGttctttaaaagaaaaattaaataaattaaagattGGATTTTTAAAGagtaattaaaatataagaTTTTTCAACGGTAATCACAAAAATATGAGATTTtaaatattcataatattaattttaaataaattttatgggttttgacaTGGGTAAATTTTAAGTGAAAAGAGAAACATAATTAAGCTTGTAAACATTAAACTAACAAAAATGTGATATTCAAATGCCATTTTCATATTTCAATTGaaatactattatttttgttaacaaACACTTTTATTAgcttttattttccaaaatgcAGATATAAGAAAATCCAATAAATTAGACAAGATTTAATGGATGAATATaatgttaaaaatataaaaggaaTATTACAAATAAAGCCCAAAACTTTTTTCACACCTACAATTTGGAGTAGGAAAAAAGTTAATTTCAAATTATACACAAATTGTTCTATGATACGGTTTCACATTAAGATGCGTTATATATATGAACTATATAACGTAActgataaaaattatttaatataagttttttatttttaaatcgtCTCATAAAAAGATGTTTCTCACAAAAATAGCCGCTAATCATATTTATTTGGAGTGAGGACTAACCTGAGGAGCCACTGCGAAGCTTGTTAGATGATCAAAAGATGCTAATTCATATGAACGTTAGACAAAAGAGGATGAGTATTTATATGCATGAATATGATGCCAGCCTGATTTTTCTggcattaatttaataatttctccattaattttgttatgacttttttttatatattaaataaatattatatattatataatatactcATATTATATATAAAGGGAAGAGGAGAATCAACATCTCTAGCTGGGACCACTTATGTGAACTGATCTTAATATTGAGTCAACTCGTTGtagcaatttttttaaagtgagaataatataaaaaaaaatagttttagaCAGGTTGAGCTATCGTCTTTCGAAGTTTATTAGGCGgaacttttattattttcttcaatGAGCTGAAATTTTAAACACAATTTTATCCATTGGGCTATGACCTATTAGTCACCTCAATAACACGTTAATTGCTGatgtgattataaatgtaattttttccgtgtgaattttttaatatttatttatttattataatttttttattatgtccaattgtaaaattatttataaattaataaattactgtgctaaatcaaaagtttgtttATGAATTTTAGTTATGTAACTCAGATATGATTGATCAAAAATATGCaattaaatgaattaaaaaaaatcctacagaattaaaaatatgataatatgtaGTCGACCTCATCTTAACTTGATGTTGACTTGTAACCTTATATAAAATTGACAATGTATCCATTACCAATCTGCACCCGACCCAAAAATGACCCGTAATCGAGTAATCGAATATGACTTTCATTGACCTGATATCAGTTATAGACCTAAAATTGACTTTAACTTGGTGGTATACTACATAATCCAACTCAAAGAGCATTGTGACCTGATTGATCTGACTTGATATTATATGGAgctcgtcttatatgagactgtcGTATCATAAGTTGAGTCCATATAATTATcctatttctttaattaattactttaagatcgtaagtgatcgttttaaggttataagtaatcactctaaaactataaaaagtaaatattttaagattgtaagtgatcattttaacggtatagtaatcactttaagacaaaaagtACATATTGGGCCAGTCCAATAAAGATGGTCTCACCGTAAAACCATCTCATCATTTAAGTATTATATGAACTATCTAAtagtgagatggtctcatataagacttaTTGTATTTACTTCATACTATTTCAGTAAGAAAAGTAAgggcatattatttttttgagggGGGATGAGAAGTATTTCAAAGTGTTTTATTGCTATTaacttttgtttaaatttgattggacatcatttaattttgttttgaattgggCTTAGTAAACTAGATTAGTATTCATACAAATTATAACCATTAATTAGATATGCATAGATTACCCATAATCCTAGCTAAGGTTCAAATAATTGCATTAACATAAATGACAAAAGAAGAGCATAAAAAATTAAGCATGTAGGATGTAGCAATACCTACTAAGCTTATAAGTTAATCCATGAAATTGAGTATTTGACGGGATCTGCGGCAAAGTCAATATTGTGCACATTAATATCTCTTACATATTACGCGACAAGCATGACAATTTGGCCACTAGATCATGAAGTCTTCTTCTATAacattttttgaaatattattttaattaatttttgatttaatcaATATATATGCTGTATATGCCAGCATGCACGCCAGCCAAATAACTGGGACAATGTACGTAGTTTGATGTATTCGCTTTGGAGATCACTTagagtatatagtatatgttaGAGGTTTT
Proteins encoded in this region:
- the LOC130825666 gene encoding probable inorganic phosphate transporter 1-3, which encodes MARDNQQLGVLNALDVAKTQWYHFTAIIVAGMGFFTDAYDLFSISLVTKLLGRLYYTEPNPKHPGALPINVSAAVNGVALCGTLAGQLFFGWLGDKLGRKKVYGLTLVLMVFSSLASGLSFGHTPKSVMTTLCFFRFWLGFGIGGDYPLSATIMSEYANKKTRGAFIAAVFAMQGVGILVSGVVSLIMSAAFEYKFKPPSFDEDPVGSLTPEADYIWRVILMFGAIPAGLTFYYRMQMPETARYTALVAQNAKQAAADMSKVLNVTLEAEEDKLAGIVKDKNQQFGLLSSQFLRQYGLRLVGTTTTWFLLDIAFYSQNLFQKDIFSSIGWIPNANKMSAIREVYKVARAQTLIALCGTVPGYWFTVALIDIIGRWIIQLVGFLMMTIFMFAIAFPYDHWKQKENRIGFIIMYGLTFFFANFGPNATTFVVPAEIFPARLRSTCHGISAAAGKAGAIIGAFGFVYASQEKDPAKRDPGYPAGIGKKNSLIILGVINFIGMLFTFLVPETKGKSLEEAANEVPVYEEQDIHNKPSAV